A section of the Thermococcus sp. 21S7 genome encodes:
- the rrp4 gene encoding exosome complex RNA-binding protein Rrp4, with protein sequence MRRIFVKSRELVVPGTLLAQGPFKSGRGTFREGNRIYSTVVGLVEIRGDAIRVIPLEGPYIPEVGDNVLGKITDVRFSNWSVDIGAPYEANLRVQDATEERIDLLKTDLRKIFDIGDIIYARIKAYNEINQIDLTTRGMPFKGGPLRGGQIVKITPSKVPRLIGKGGSMINLIKKLTGTRIIVGQNGWVWVSGRKEEMERLAIEAILKVNRESHTQGLTDRVKELLITRLQELKERGVVDEIPQIEEPNAGEGEGE encoded by the coding sequence ATGAGGCGGATTTTTGTAAAGAGTAGGGAACTGGTGGTTCCTGGGACTCTCCTTGCCCAGGGGCCGTTTAAGAGCGGAAGAGGAACGTTCAGGGAGGGCAACAGGATATACTCGACGGTCGTTGGACTGGTTGAGATCAGGGGAGACGCAATAAGGGTGATACCCCTTGAGGGACCCTACATCCCAGAGGTGGGCGACAACGTTCTCGGCAAGATAACCGACGTCAGGTTCTCCAACTGGAGCGTTGACATAGGGGCACCCTACGAGGCCAACCTGCGCGTTCAGGACGCCACAGAGGAGCGCATAGACCTCCTGAAGACCGACCTGAGAAAGATATTCGACATCGGGGATATAATCTACGCCAGGATAAAGGCGTACAACGAGATAAACCAGATAGACCTGACCACGAGGGGCATGCCGTTCAAGGGCGGCCCCCTCAGGGGAGGGCAGATAGTGAAGATAACTCCCTCCAAGGTGCCGAGGCTCATCGGTAAGGGCGGTTCGATGATAAACCTCATCAAGAAGCTGACCGGGACGAGGATAATAGTCGGCCAGAACGGCTGGGTCTGGGTCAGCGGCAGGAAGGAGGAAATGGAGAGGCTCGCCATCGAGGCGATACTCAAAGTGAACAGGGAGAGCCACACTCAGGGACTGACCGACAGGGTCAAGGAGCTTCTCATTACCAGGCTCCAGGAGCTCAAGGAGCGGGGAGTCGTTGATGAGATACCCCAGATTGAAGAGCCAAATGCTGGAGAGGGTGAAGGAGAATGA
- the rrp41 gene encoding exosome complex exonuclease Rrp41 → MMGKPEDLKLIDENGKRIDGRKKYELRPITMEVGVLKNADGSAYVEWGKNKVLAAVYGPREIHPKHLQRPDRAILRVRYNMAPFSVEERKKPGPDRRSVEISKVIRGALEPALILEMFPRTAIDIFIEVLQADAGTRVAGITAASLALADAGVPMRDLVAACAAGKIEGEIVLDLNKDEDNYGEADVPVAIMPLKNDITLLQMDGYLTKDEFVEAVRLAIKGAKAVYQKQREALKVKYLKIAEEVGGGE, encoded by the coding sequence ATGATGGGCAAGCCAGAGGATTTAAAGCTCATAGATGAGAACGGGAAGAGAATAGACGGTAGAAAGAAGTACGAACTCAGACCTATAACGATGGAAGTCGGTGTGCTGAAGAACGCCGACGGTTCTGCCTACGTTGAGTGGGGCAAGAACAAGGTTCTGGCGGCGGTTTACGGCCCGAGGGAGATTCACCCCAAGCACCTCCAGAGGCCGGACAGGGCCATACTCCGCGTGAGGTACAACATGGCACCCTTCAGCGTGGAGGAGCGCAAGAAGCCCGGTCCGGACAGGAGGAGCGTCGAGATAAGCAAGGTCATAAGGGGCGCGCTTGAGCCGGCGCTCATACTTGAGATGTTCCCAAGAACGGCCATAGACATATTCATCGAAGTCCTCCAGGCGGACGCGGGAACGAGGGTCGCCGGAATAACCGCGGCCTCACTCGCCCTCGCCGACGCGGGTGTGCCCATGAGGGACCTCGTCGCCGCCTGTGCCGCGGGCAAGATAGAAGGCGAGATAGTCCTCGACCTCAACAAGGATGAGGACAACTACGGCGAAGCGGACGTTCCGGTCGCGATAATGCCCCTCAAGAACGACATAACGCTCCTCCAGATGGACGGCTACCTCACCAAGGATGAGTTCGTCGAGGCTGTGAGGCTCGCCATCAAGGGCGCCAAGGCGGTCTACCAGAAGCAGCGCGAGGCGCTGAAAGTCAAGTATCTCAAAATAGCCGAGGAGGTCGGTGGAGGTGAGTGA
- the rrp42 gene encoding exosome complex protein Rrp42 has translation MEVMASIMRDHILSLLKEGRRIDGRGLEDYRDLEVRVNVIEKAEGSAWVRLGNTQVLVGIKVDMGEPFPDLPEKGVITTNVELVPLASPSFEPGPPDENAIELARVVDRGIRESGAVELEKLVIVPGKLVRVVFIDVHVLDYDGNLLDASGIGAIAALLSTKMPKVVYDEENDEVQVLDEYEPLPVSRVPIPVTIAKIGGNLLADPNLDEERVMDGRITITTDENGMISSVQKSEGGSFKLEEVMYSVDLALKKAAEIRERVLEAVRAG, from the coding sequence ATGGAAGTGATGGCCAGCATAATGCGCGACCACATCCTGAGCCTCCTCAAGGAGGGCAGGCGCATAGACGGCCGCGGTCTTGAGGACTACCGCGACCTTGAGGTCAGGGTCAACGTCATCGAGAAGGCCGAGGGCTCGGCGTGGGTGAGGCTCGGCAACACCCAGGTTCTCGTCGGCATTAAAGTGGACATGGGTGAGCCCTTCCCAGACCTTCCGGAGAAGGGGGTAATAACGACCAACGTTGAGCTTGTGCCGCTTGCTTCCCCGAGCTTTGAGCCGGGGCCGCCCGATGAGAACGCCATCGAGCTGGCGCGCGTCGTGGACAGGGGCATAAGGGAGAGCGGAGCCGTTGAGCTTGAGAAGCTCGTGATAGTCCCGGGCAAGCTCGTCCGCGTCGTCTTCATCGACGTTCACGTCCTCGACTACGACGGAAACCTCCTCGATGCCAGCGGAATAGGCGCCATAGCGGCCCTGCTGAGCACGAAGATGCCGAAGGTCGTCTACGATGAGGAGAACGACGAGGTTCAGGTCCTCGACGAGTACGAGCCGCTTCCGGTAAGCAGGGTGCCGATTCCGGTGACCATAGCCAAAATCGGCGGCAACCTCCTGGCCGACCCGAACCTCGACGAGGAGCGCGTCATGGACGGCAGGATAACGATAACCACCGACGAGAACGGCATGATTTCCTCGGTTCAGAAGAGTGAGGGCGGCAGCTTCAAGCTGGAGGAGGTCATGTATTCGGTTGACCTCGCCCTGAAGAAGGCCGCCGAGATAAGGGAGAGGGTTCTTGAGGCCGTGAGGGCCGGGTGA
- the sepF gene encoding cell division protein SepF, which produces MGLFDSLKKKDSKPVPKRKPPAAVKKETSAPRRDIDVVPLEEDVLAKELVKPQVRYLKKIVVTSYADLERISEELQNGNIILVDLTPLEVKPEVLEKVAEQIKGMVSALGGQAAKICKHEIKLILVPTDIKITK; this is translated from the coding sequence ATGGGATTGTTTGATAGTCTTAAAAAGAAAGATTCCAAGCCCGTTCCTAAAAGAAAGCCCCCGGCGGCGGTCAAGAAGGAGACCTCCGCCCCCAGGCGTGACATCGATGTCGTCCCTCTGGAGGAGGATGTTCTTGCTAAGGAGCTCGTTAAGCCCCAGGTCAGGTACCTCAAGAAGATCGTCGTTACCAGCTATGCCGACCTTGAGAGAATCTCCGAGGAGCTCCAGAACGGCAACATAATCCTGGTCGACCTCACTCCTCTTGAGGTCAAGCCGGAGGTTCTTGAGAAGGTCGCCGAGCAGATAAAGGGGATGGTCAGTGCCCTCGGGGGACAGGCCGCTAAAATCTGCAAGCACGAGATAAAGCTGATCCTCGTTCCGACGGACATCAAGATAACCAAGTGA
- a CDS encoding ZPR1 zinc finger domain-containing protein, whose translation MTRREGEIQEIRLGDCPICGGKGTLKVLQYVHDIPYFGKVMESTIICEKCGYRNADVMMLEDRPPKLYSVRVEEEKDLFTRVVRSKSGTIELDEIGVRIEPGPAAEGFVTNVEGILERVRETLVMAKHFRQGEGDEEAVRKADEILQYIEEVKEGKKPLTVRVMDPLGNSALIGEKVKSRLLTQEEIESLSLGPYVLVEPEEGEERGD comes from the coding sequence ATGACCAGGAGGGAAGGTGAGATTCAGGAGATTCGGCTGGGGGACTGCCCAATCTGCGGTGGTAAGGGTACGCTTAAGGTTCTCCAGTACGTTCACGACATTCCTTACTTCGGAAAGGTCATGGAGAGCACGATAATCTGCGAGAAGTGCGGCTACAGAAACGCCGACGTCATGATGCTGGAGGACAGGCCGCCGAAGCTCTACAGCGTAAGGGTTGAGGAGGAAAAGGACCTCTTTACCCGCGTCGTTAGGAGCAAGAGCGGAACGATAGAGCTTGACGAAATCGGCGTCAGGATAGAGCCCGGGCCAGCTGCGGAGGGCTTCGTCACCAACGTCGAGGGAATCCTCGAACGCGTTAGAGAAACGCTGGTAATGGCCAAGCACTTCCGGCAGGGCGAGGGTGATGAGGAGGCCGTGAGGAAGGCAGACGAGATACTCCAGTACATCGAGGAGGTCAAGGAGGGCAAAAAACCGCTCACCGTGAGGGTCATGGATCCCCTAGGCAACAGCGCCCTCATCGGCGAGAAGGTGAAGAGCAGGCTCCTGACGCAGGAGGAAATCGAGAGTCTCAGCCTCGGCCCCTACGTACTCGTCGAGCCCGAAGAAGGCGAAGAAAGAGGTGACTAG
- a CDS encoding ASCH domain-containing protein → MEHVIALHQVYAELIFRGLKTVELRKARAFGEGDTVFLYVARGNPYELRDTLRRLGLHEEQTLTRRGTIAGGFEVGEVIKADLDTLWEMTKDTSGLTLVHGENGKRWLGEYIREYGYAFTIERPFLFKEPMSREEMRERYGVHVEGIIHLSRKTRKPWVRALIEDLLAREAVYL, encoded by the coding sequence ATGGAGCATGTGATAGCGCTCCACCAAGTCTACGCTGAGCTGATATTCCGAGGGCTCAAAACTGTAGAGCTGAGGAAAGCCAGGGCGTTCGGTGAGGGAGACACCGTTTTCCTCTACGTGGCCAGGGGGAACCCCTACGAGCTGAGAGACACGCTGAGGAGGCTCGGCCTCCACGAGGAGCAAACGCTGACGCGGAGGGGAACGATAGCTGGAGGCTTCGAGGTGGGCGAGGTAATAAAGGCCGACCTCGATACGCTCTGGGAGATGACCAAGGATACAAGCGGGTTAACCCTGGTTCACGGAGAGAACGGGAAGCGGTGGCTGGGCGAGTACATCAGGGAGTACGGCTACGCATTCACGATAGAAAGGCCGTTCCTATTCAAGGAGCCCATGAGCAGGGAGGAGATGAGGGAGCGCTACGGCGTTCACGTTGAGGGCATAATCCACCTCTCAAGAAAAACTAGAAAGCCCTGGGTGAGGGCTCTGATAGAGGACCTTCTGGCGCGAGAGGCCGTGTATCTCTAG
- a CDS encoding homoserine dehydrogenase → MKEVRLSLFGFGNVGRALARVLVEKSAVFRERYGLEFKVVSVADSSAVVWLPVGMNLTEALNVKETLGRLSAWTNDYEVFNFSPVEAVREIDADVVIDVTNDKNAHTWHLAALKEGKAVVTSNKPPLAFHYAELIGEAERRNLPYLFEATVMAGTPVIGLLKETLLGDSVEEIEAVLNGTTTYILTMMEEGASFEDALRKAQELGIAERDPSGDILGIDAGYKATILHCLAFGPTTFDEIEVRGIDGISPEDLARAGKAGRTVRLVASIERGSVSVEPKEVPKGSPLAVSSTQNAAVIRTDLLGELVIQGAGAGLKETASGVVSDVIKAALKV, encoded by the coding sequence GTGAAGGAGGTAAGGCTGTCGCTCTTCGGCTTTGGAAACGTCGGCAGGGCCCTCGCGCGGGTTTTGGTGGAGAAGAGTGCCGTCTTCCGCGAGAGGTACGGCCTGGAGTTCAAGGTCGTGAGCGTGGCGGACAGCAGCGCCGTCGTCTGGCTTCCGGTGGGGATGAACCTCACGGAGGCCCTGAACGTCAAGGAAACCCTCGGAAGGCTCTCCGCATGGACGAACGACTACGAGGTCTTCAACTTCTCGCCGGTTGAGGCGGTCAGGGAAATCGATGCCGATGTTGTAATCGACGTCACCAACGATAAAAACGCCCACACCTGGCATCTGGCGGCACTGAAGGAAGGAAAGGCGGTCGTCACGAGCAACAAACCACCACTGGCCTTCCACTATGCAGAGCTAATCGGCGAGGCTGAAAGGAGAAACCTCCCGTACCTTTTCGAGGCCACCGTGATGGCGGGGACTCCCGTGATAGGCCTCCTCAAAGAGACGCTCCTTGGAGACTCTGTGGAGGAAATCGAAGCGGTTCTGAACGGCACAACAACCTATATCCTCACGATGATGGAGGAGGGGGCATCGTTTGAGGACGCACTCAGAAAAGCGCAGGAGCTCGGAATAGCCGAGCGCGACCCCAGCGGGGATATACTTGGCATAGACGCCGGCTACAAGGCGACGATACTCCACTGCCTTGCGTTCGGCCCGACGACCTTCGACGAGATAGAGGTCAGGGGCATAGACGGTATCTCACCGGAAGACCTTGCGAGGGCAGGAAAGGCAGGCAGGACGGTGAGGCTGGTGGCGTCGATAGAGAGGGGCTCGGTCTCGGTTGAGCCGAAGGAAGTTCCGAAGGGGAGCCCCCTGGCGGTCTCGTCCACCCAGAACGCGGCGGTGATAAGGACCGACCTTCTGGGCGAACTGGTTATCCAGGGTGCCGGGGCGGGACTGAAGGAGACCGCGAGCGGCGTGGTGAGCGACGTTATAAAGGCGGCGCTGAAGGTTTAG
- a CDS encoding CBS domain-containing protein, translating to MRVKTLMTPDPVAIELPATREYALSLFRKHKVRSFPVINKNTKALVGIISIKRVLLHPDEEQLAMLVKRDVPTVKPNDDLKKAVRAMLDMDYRRVVVVDDENKVLGILTVGDIVRRYLAKNEKLKNVTIERYYQKNVGVVWHGTPLKAALKALLLCNAMAIPVIDDEGNLVGMVDETDLLKDSEVIRVMKQTSLAASSEEDWILESNPTLLFEKAELQLPKKPVSEIMNRELVVATPHMSIYDVAQKMVKYEIEQLPVIKGEGELVGIVRDMDIIKVILNK from the coding sequence ATGCGCGTGAAGACTTTAATGACTCCAGACCCAGTGGCGATAGAGCTTCCGGCAACGAGGGAGTACGCCCTCAGCCTCTTTAGAAAGCATAAAGTAAGGTCATTTCCCGTCATCAACAAGAACACGAAGGCCCTCGTCGGAATAATAAGCATAAAGCGTGTTCTGCTCCATCCCGATGAGGAGCAGCTCGCGATGCTCGTTAAGAGGGACGTTCCCACCGTCAAACCAAACGATGACCTGAAGAAGGCCGTCAGGGCCATGCTCGATATGGACTACAGGCGCGTGGTCGTGGTTGACGATGAGAACAAGGTTCTGGGAATCCTCACGGTCGGAGACATCGTGAGACGCTACTTGGCGAAGAACGAGAAACTGAAGAACGTTACCATCGAGAGGTACTACCAGAAGAACGTCGGCGTCGTCTGGCACGGGACACCCCTCAAAGCCGCCCTCAAGGCGCTCCTTCTGTGCAACGCAATGGCGATCCCGGTCATCGACGACGAGGGCAACCTCGTGGGCATGGTTGACGAGACCGACCTCCTTAAGGACAGCGAGGTCATAAGGGTCATGAAGCAGACGTCGCTGGCTGCATCCAGCGAGGAGGACTGGATACTCGAAAGCAACCCAACGCTCCTCTTCGAGAAGGCCGAGCTCCAGCTCCCCAAGAAGCCCGTCTCAGAGATAATGAACCGCGAACTCGTCGTTGCAACGCCCCACATGAGCATCTACGACGTCGCCCAGAAGATGGTCAAGTACGAGATAGAACAGCTACCCGTCATCAAGGGGGAGGGAGAACTCGTCGGCATCGTTAGGGACATGGACATCATAAAGGTCATCCTCAACAAGTGA
- a CDS encoding sodium ion-translocating decarboxylase subunit beta — protein MAGLVESIITFFQGMGLLNLTAGNVIMIIVGLTLVYLAIRYEMEPLLLLPIGISAVLVNIPLGHLANWPIAPNLPDGIADNIFATLSYLNQQYGPPGIFDIIYYTLIRTEIVPLLIFFGLGAMTDFGPMIADPKTALMGAAAQIGVFIAMLTALALGFNLHQAASIGIIGGADGPTTIYLTTKLAPEILGATAVAAYSYMSLVPLIQPPIIRALTSKEERRIRMEQLRPVSKREKIIFPIISMIVIGLIVPSAAPLVGMLMIGNLFRESGVVERLSRAAQEELMNIVTIFLGLGVGSTMRADSFLTQETLMILGLGIVAFASATAGGVLFGKLMMKLSGGRINPMIGAAGVSAVPMSARVVQRMASEEDPGNFILMHAMGPNVAGVIGTAVAAGVFLAVLG, from the coding sequence ATGGCTGGACTCGTGGAATCGATAATAACGTTCTTCCAGGGCATGGGACTGCTGAACCTTACGGCGGGCAACGTGATAATGATAATAGTCGGCCTCACGCTGGTCTACCTGGCCATAAGATACGAGATGGAGCCGCTCCTGCTGCTCCCGATAGGCATCAGCGCTGTGCTGGTGAACATACCCCTCGGCCACCTGGCCAACTGGCCCATAGCCCCGAACCTTCCGGATGGCATAGCGGACAACATATTCGCAACCCTCAGCTACCTCAACCAGCAGTACGGCCCGCCCGGAATCTTTGATATCATCTATTACACCCTTATAAGGACGGAAATCGTCCCGCTCCTGATATTCTTCGGTCTGGGAGCGATGACGGACTTCGGTCCGATGATAGCCGACCCGAAGACGGCACTCATGGGTGCGGCGGCGCAGATAGGCGTGTTCATAGCGATGCTCACCGCCCTGGCGCTCGGCTTCAACCTCCATCAGGCCGCGAGCATAGGCATCATAGGCGGCGCCGACGGACCGACGACGATATACCTAACCACAAAGCTCGCGCCGGAGATACTAGGGGCGACGGCGGTGGCAGCGTACAGCTACATGAGCCTAGTCCCTCTGATTCAGCCGCCCATCATAAGGGCCCTCACGAGCAAGGAGGAAAGGCGCATAAGAATGGAACAGCTAAGGCCGGTGTCAAAGAGGGAGAAGATAATATTCCCGATAATCAGCATGATCGTCATCGGTCTTATCGTTCCCAGTGCCGCTCCGCTCGTTGGAATGCTCATGATAGGCAATCTGTTCAGGGAGAGCGGCGTCGTCGAGAGGCTCAGCAGGGCCGCCCAGGAGGAGCTCATGAACATCGTCACCATATTCCTCGGCCTCGGTGTCGGTTCGACGATGCGCGCTGACAGCTTCCTCACCCAGGAGACCCTGATGATTCTCGGCCTCGGTATCGTTGCCTTCGCCAGCGCCACCGCAGGGGGAGTCCTCTTCGGAAAGCTCATGATGAAGCTCTCCGGAGGAAGGATAAACCCGATGATAGGGGCGGCCGGTGTTTCAGCGGTTCCGATGTCGGCGCGCGTTGTCCAGAGGATGGCCAGCGAGGAGGACCCAGGAAACTTCATCCTAATGCATGCGATGGGTCCAAACGTCGCAGGAGTCATAGGAACGGCCGTCGCGGCGGGTGTTTTCCTGGCCGTTCTCGGATGA
- a CDS encoding acetyl-CoA carboxylase biotin carboxyl carrier protein subunit — protein MAKVKVIVDGVEYEVEVEDLGMGRFKVAFEDREYTVEAKGLGIDMSSLSAGTAPAAATPAPAPVAAPAPAAPTPAPAPAGEGTVTAPMPGKILRILVKEGEKVKTGQGLLVLEAMKMENEIPAPKDGVVKKILVKEGDTVDTGQALIELG, from the coding sequence ATGGCAAAGGTCAAGGTCATCGTGGATGGTGTTGAGTACGAGGTTGAAGTTGAGGATCTCGGAATGGGCCGCTTCAAGGTTGCATTTGAGGACAGGGAGTACACAGTTGAGGCGAAGGGCCTGGGAATCGACATGAGTTCTCTGAGCGCCGGCACTGCCCCCGCAGCCGCCACTCCCGCGCCTGCGCCCGTTGCCGCGCCTGCTCCGGCGGCTCCGACTCCAGCTCCAGCCCCCGCCGGAGAGGGCACCGTCACTGCGCCAATGCCGGGCAAGATTCTGAGGATACTCGTCAAGGAAGGAGAGAAAGTCAAGACCGGCCAGGGTCTCCTCGTTCTGGAAGCGATGAAGATGGAGAACGAGATTCCCGCACCAAAGGACGGAGTGGTGAAGAAAATCCTCGTAAAAGAAGGCGACACCGTCGACACCGGACAGGCACTAATAGAACTAGGGTGA
- a CDS encoding OadG family protein produces the protein MSEFMEGLNLTVLGVTIVFMVLSILAVVLYAVGWTERRLVEKEGGAPSPAPVQPSEVEGGEKKPAIPPRDLAVITAAVLAYTAEKASQLRPLPFKRKVSDAWRLYGVQSSMEEVEDFNYELGKW, from the coding sequence ATGAGCGAGTTCATGGAGGGCCTGAACCTGACGGTGCTGGGAGTCACCATAGTCTTCATGGTGCTCAGCATACTGGCGGTCGTTCTCTACGCGGTTGGCTGGACCGAGAGGAGGCTGGTGGAAAAGGAGGGCGGAGCTCCCTCCCCAGCCCCGGTTCAGCCTTCGGAGGTAGAGGGCGGGGAGAAAAAGCCCGCCATACCGCCAAGGGACCTCGCAGTCATAACGGCCGCGGTTCTCGCTTACACCGCGGAAAAGGCTTCACAGCTCAGGCCGCTGCCGTTCAAGAGGAAAGTTTCAGACGCCTGGCGCCTCTACGGCGTCCAGTCGAGCATGGAGGAAGTTGAGGACTTCAACTACGAACTTGGGAAGTGGTGA
- a CDS encoding carboxyl transferase domain-containing protein: MGMEEKVNDLYERKRKILEMGGEKAVEKQHAKGKLTARERIEKLLDPGSFVEIGAFVRHRGTEFGMDKKELPADGVITGYGTIDGRLVFVFAQDFTVMGGSLGEMHAAKIKRVMELALEAGAPVIGLNDSGGARIQEGVDSLKGYGEIFKMNTILSGVVPQITAIMGPCAGGAVYSPAIGDFILMVDNPASFMFITGPQVVKAVTGVEVTPTQLGGAMVHAQRAGQAHLVGKSDEEVLALIRRLVSYLPSNNMEKPPRVKTNDLPFRKTERLYEVVPDDPNKGYDVRGVIYEIVDRDENGNPDFLEILPYFAPNAVVGFGRMNGQTVGIVANNPVHFAGVLDIDSSDKIARFVRTCDAFNIPIVTLVDVPGYLPGTQQEYGGIIRHGAKVLYAYSEATVPLVTIILRKAYGGAYLAMGSKHLGADFVFAWPTAEIAVMGPEGAANIIFRKEIAQAENPEEVRQQKIAEYRERFANPYVAAARGYIDDVIDPAETRAKIILALEALESKRVKLPPKKHGNIPL, translated from the coding sequence ATGGGCATGGAAGAGAAGGTTAACGACCTGTATGAGAGAAAAAGAAAGATTCTTGAGATGGGCGGCGAAAAGGCCGTCGAGAAACAGCACGCTAAAGGGAAGCTAACCGCACGCGAGAGAATTGAGAAGCTCCTCGATCCCGGAAGCTTCGTCGAGATAGGCGCGTTCGTCAGGCACCGCGGAACCGAGTTCGGCATGGACAAAAAGGAACTGCCCGCGGACGGCGTCATCACCGGCTACGGTACCATCGATGGGAGGCTCGTCTTCGTTTTCGCCCAGGACTTCACGGTCATGGGCGGTTCCCTCGGTGAGATGCACGCTGCCAAGATAAAGCGCGTCATGGAGCTTGCCCTCGAAGCGGGAGCGCCCGTGATAGGCCTCAACGACTCCGGTGGAGCGAGAATCCAGGAGGGCGTTGACTCGCTCAAGGGCTACGGCGAGATTTTCAAGATGAACACGATTCTCAGCGGCGTCGTTCCGCAGATAACCGCGATAATGGGGCCCTGCGCCGGCGGAGCGGTTTACAGCCCGGCGATAGGAGACTTCATCCTCATGGTGGACAACCCGGCGAGCTTCATGTTCATCACCGGGCCGCAGGTCGTTAAAGCCGTTACCGGCGTCGAGGTCACGCCGACCCAGCTCGGCGGTGCCATGGTTCACGCCCAGCGCGCAGGACAGGCCCATCTGGTCGGCAAGAGCGACGAGGAGGTTCTGGCGCTCATAAGGCGCCTCGTGAGCTACCTGCCCTCCAACAACATGGAGAAGCCGCCGCGCGTCAAGACGAACGACCTGCCCTTCAGGAAGACCGAGAGGCTCTACGAGGTAGTTCCCGACGACCCGAACAAGGGCTACGACGTGAGGGGGGTCATCTACGAGATAGTGGACAGGGATGAGAACGGCAACCCGGACTTCCTCGAAATACTCCCGTACTTCGCCCCGAACGCTGTGGTTGGCTTCGGAAGGATGAACGGCCAGACCGTCGGTATAGTCGCCAACAATCCGGTACACTTCGCCGGCGTTCTCGACATCGACAGCTCCGACAAGATAGCTCGCTTCGTTAGAACCTGCGACGCCTTCAACATCCCGATAGTCACCCTCGTTGACGTTCCGGGCTACCTTCCGGGAACCCAGCAGGAGTACGGCGGAATCATAAGGCACGGCGCAAAGGTCCTCTACGCCTACTCCGAGGCAACCGTTCCGCTCGTCACGATAATCCTTAGAAAGGCCTACGGTGGAGCGTACCTCGCCATGGGAAGCAAACACCTCGGCGCGGACTTCGTCTTCGCCTGGCCGACGGCGGAGATAGCGGTCATGGGGCCGGAGGGAGCGGCCAACATCATCTTCAGGAAAGAGATCGCCCAAGCAGAGAACCCGGAGGAGGTTCGCCAGCAGAAGATAGCGGAGTACAGGGAGCGCTTCGCCAACCCGTACGTCGCCGCCGCGAGGGGCTACATAGACGACGTCATCGACCCGGCCGAGACGAGGGCGAAGATAATCCTCGCGCTCGAAGCCCTTGAGAGCAAGCGCGTTAAGCTGCCGCCGAAGAAGCACGGCAACATACCGCTGTGA
- a CDS encoding translation initiation factor IF-2 subunit beta codes for MEVRKVSERKVDFYDFEGLLDKAYEELPENVKHHTSRFEVPAAVVTIAGNRTIIENFVDIAEAMNRDPNHLLKFILREVATAGTLEGRRVVLQGRFTPYLIGNKMKKYLKDYVICPVCGSPDTKIIKRGRFHFLKCEACGAETPIQHL; via the coding sequence ATGGAGGTGAGGAAAGTGAGCGAGAGGAAGGTTGACTTTTACGATTTCGAGGGTCTGCTCGATAAGGCTTACGAGGAGCTTCCCGAGAACGTCAAGCATCACACTTCCCGTTTCGAGGTTCCGGCCGCGGTCGTCACGATAGCTGGAAACAGGACTATAATCGAGAACTTCGTGGACATAGCCGAGGCCATGAACCGCGACCCGAACCACCTGCTCAAGTTCATCCTGCGCGAGGTGGCAACGGCCGGAACGCTTGAGGGAAGGCGCGTCGTCCTGCAGGGACGCTTCACACCGTACCTGATAGGCAACAAGATGAAGAAGTACCTCAAGGACTACGTCATCTGCCCCGTTTGCGGAAGTCCGGATACGAAGATCATCAAGCGCGGACGCTTCCACTTCCTCAAGTGTGAAGCCTGTGGTGCCGAGACACCGATTCAGCACCTCTGA